GAACGGATTCCGAGCGGTCCATCATCGTGCTGTCCGAGGGCCGCCTCCTCAACCTGGGCAACGCCACGGGACACCCGTCCTTCGTGATGAGCAACTCCTTCGCCAACCAGACCATCGCGCAGATTGAGCTGTGGACCAAGAAGGACCAGCCCGCCGGCGAACGCGAGTATGGGAAGCAGGTTTACGTGCTTCCGAAGATCCTGGACGAGAAGGTAGCGCGGCTCCACCTGGACGCCTTGGGTGTAGAGCTGACCGAACTCAGCAAGGACCAGGCCGATTACCTGGACCTGGACGTTGCCGGTCCGTACAAGCCGGAGCACTACCGCTACTAAAGCGGGCCGACAGTACCCAAATCGATGGCGAAAGGCCGGACACGCGAGCAGCGTGGCCGGCCTTTCGGCTAGAATTGGGTGTTCAGTATTGCTTGCCGGGGGACAGGAAGACGGAAAACATGACGGAAGTCGCCAAACGGAAGAAGGGCAAGATCCTTGCCATCGCAGGGATCTGCGCCGCTATTGCCGTGGGCGGAATCGGCGTCGCTACTGTGCCTGGACTTCTGGCCGGCTCTCCGCAGGATGGCGGCGCTGCCGCAACTCCTGCGCCCACGGTGGAAGCAAAGCCCGTGGAGTTGGGCATTACCCCGCTGGACGGTGCCATCGAGTGGAATCCCGTGGTGGGCCCGCAGATCAAAGCAGTCAACGGCAAGGTCAAAGACGTCGTCCTGGCTCCGGTAGCCGGGGGCACACCTGTCCAGGGCAAGACCAGCCCGGATGGAAGCACGTGGACTACCTCGGAAGTACTGAAGTTTAAAACCCAGTACAACTATTCCTTCACCGTGGTTGATACTGCCGGGAAGGAAACCAAGAAGACCCAAACCTTCACCACCGTTTCCGCGGCGTACGAGGCCGATGCTTCCATCTACCCCCGCAACGGAACCACGGCCGGGTCCGGCCAGCCCATCGAGATTAACTTCAGCGAGCCCGTGGTGGACAAAGCAGCCATGGAGAAGCGGGTGGCCATCACGGTGTCCTCCGGCCAGCCGGTGGCTTGGCACTGGTATTCGGACACGAAGGTCCGGATCCGCCCCGAAGCTTTCTGGGCTTCAGGAACCACCGTCACAGTGGACATGAAACTCCTGGGCGTCGACTTTGGCAACAAGATGATCGGCAACGCAGACGTGGTGTCCACGTTCACTACCGGACCCCAGCGTGTGGCCGTAGTGGATGACAACACCAAGACCATGAACGTGTACTCGGACGGGCAGTTGGTACACACCGCGCCTGTGTCGCTCGGCGGCGAAGACTGGCTGTCTCCCACCGGCTACGCCGTGATCATGGAGCAGGAACGCCACTCCAACTTCAACGCGGGGACCATTGGCCTGAAGCCGGGTGACAAGGGCTACTACCCGCCGCTGGTGGTGGAGTACGCCAACCGGCTGACCTGGTCCGGCGTTTACGTCCATCAGGCCCTTGAAGCGGCCTGGAGCTCCATCGGGGTTGCCAACGTTTCGCACGGTTGCGTGGGACTGCTGCCCGCAGATGCTGCCTGGTTCTTCAACAACATGAAGACCGGCGACGTCGTGCAGATCCTCAACACCGGAGCCCCCGCAGTAGAGCCTCTGGAGGGCTTCGGGGACTGGAATATCCCGTGGGCGAGCTACGCCCAGCGCTAGCCCAACGGTTATCATGATGGCAGTGATTATTACCTGCGCTCTTTGACCCATCTGTCCTGTGCTGACCACGTGTTGGCCCTTCACTTTGTGCTGCCCTCCTCGGTGATTCCGGGTGTCCCTGAAGGGAACCCGCCAGCGGGTTCCCCGGATTTTCCCACCGGACCCTCTTTCATCACCTGGAGCACACATGACTCTTCAACCAACCCTTCGCCCGGACTGCGGCAACTGTTTTGCGCTTTGCTGTACAGCCCTGGGATTCGCCCGCTCGGCTGACTTTGCCATCGACAAACCAGCGGCGACGCCTTGCCCGAACATGTCCGACGATTTTTCCTGTGCCATCCATCAACGTCTCCGGCCGCGCGGATTCGGTGGCTGCACCGTTTTCGATTGCTTCGGTGCAGGCCAAGTGGTCTCCCAGCTCACCTTTGGCGGAACCAGCTGGAGGGACAATCCCTCGTCCACGTCCTCGATGTTCGCTGTGTTCAAGGTGGTGAGGCAACTCCACGAAATGCTCTGGTACCTGGCCGAAGCCCAGCAACGGACCTTCGACCCCCACCTCGCCTCAACGGCCAGCCATCTGTCCGGGTGCATAGCAACCACCGCCCAAGGCGACGCAACAGCTATCCTGGCCACCGACGTCGAAACGCTGCATGGTGAAGTGCGGGCCCTCCTGATGGAGGTCAGCGAGGGACTACGGGCTTCCTACAGAGCCGAGGACACGCAAACGCACGACGACGGTACTCACCGGAACGGTGAACACAGCGGCGCCGACCTGATGGGCGCGAACCTGGCCAACCAACGCCTCTGCGGTTCCAACTTCCGCAGTGCCTACCTGATAGGAGCAAACCTCAGGAACAGCGACCTCACCGCAGCAGACCTCCTGGGAGCCGACCTCCGAGGAGTCCATCTCCACGGCGCCGATCTCTCCAGGGCGCTCTACCTGACGCAACCGCAGATCACCGCCGCCGAAGGCGACCCCACCACCCTCCTGCCACAAAGACTCGCAAAACCGGATCACTGGTGATTTGGCTGATGCGGCGGTAATCGGCTGGTGGGCGGTATCCGGCAGCGTGCGTCTAAGCGAGGAACGAGCGAGCACGCCGAGGATGCCGGCCACCGGCCGAGGTCAACTGGGGCACCAACACTAAACGTCAGTGAACGGCAGCTTTTGTAGTCGCTCGCCTACGGTCGCGTTCCGCTTCTCCGCCTGGCGCAGTCGCACAAGTTCGCGGTTGCGTCGTTCCCCGAGGACGGCGCCGATGTAGTCCTCGGCGATGGTCCCGGAGGGCGGGAGAGGGGCCACGTATTTGGCCAGTTCGGAGGCGATGGCCGTGGCCATGGCGACCCGGGATTCCGGGGACA
Above is a genomic segment from Arthrobacter sp. YN containing:
- a CDS encoding L,D-transpeptidase, which produces MTEVAKRKKGKILAIAGICAAIAVGGIGVATVPGLLAGSPQDGGAAATPAPTVEAKPVELGITPLDGAIEWNPVVGPQIKAVNGKVKDVVLAPVAGGTPVQGKTSPDGSTWTTSEVLKFKTQYNYSFTVVDTAGKETKKTQTFTTVSAAYEADASIYPRNGTTAGSGQPIEINFSEPVVDKAAMEKRVAITVSSGQPVAWHWYSDTKVRIRPEAFWASGTTVTVDMKLLGVDFGNKMIGNADVVSTFTTGPQRVAVVDDNTKTMNVYSDGQLVHTAPVSLGGEDWLSPTGYAVIMEQERHSNFNAGTIGLKPGDKGYYPPLVVEYANRLTWSGVYVHQALEAAWSSIGVANVSHGCVGLLPADAAWFFNNMKTGDVVQILNTGAPAVEPLEGFGDWNIPWASYAQR
- a CDS encoding pentapeptide repeat-containing protein — translated: MTLQPTLRPDCGNCFALCCTALGFARSADFAIDKPAATPCPNMSDDFSCAIHQRLRPRGFGGCTVFDCFGAGQVVSQLTFGGTSWRDNPSSTSSMFAVFKVVRQLHEMLWYLAEAQQRTFDPHLASTASHLSGCIATTAQGDATAILATDVETLHGEVRALLMEVSEGLRASYRAEDTQTHDDGTHRNGEHSGADLMGANLANQRLCGSNFRSAYLIGANLRNSDLTAADLLGADLRGVHLHGADLSRALYLTQPQITAAEGDPTTLLPQRLAKPDHW